The genome window GTGCTGCCAAGAACGCCTAATAGCACAGATAGACTGACAACCAAGGGGATTAAATTACACTGTGGCCCCATCAAGGAAACAGATCCCCCATAGAGAGGTTGCCCAGAGGAGGGAGGGGTGACTGAGCATGGGGTGGAGCTCGGCTAAGGCTTTTTGGGTGACGTGCTGTCTTAGATGAGCAATGAATGGGAGTTTCTCATGTACTCACAGGAGGGAATGACATTCCAAGCCCAGCATGTGTGTCAGGCTGCTCCGATGTGAAATAGCTTTTGTCTTTGCACCATGGGTGGTTCTCTATAATGCAAGATGTAAGGGGCTTGGTGGCAAGCGACAGAGATGAAAAAGATGGATCAGGTCATAAAGGGCCTGGAATGCTGGATGTGCATTCTTTATTGCTTCAGTGGAAGTGTGGAGGAGAGCACTGGTATCAGCTTCGTAGAGCATACTATCTTCACTGCTGTCAACTCCCACCAGATCATCCCAACTCTCATTTCCTGGCCCAGAACACCCTTTTCCTCTGCACTTCTCCCTCTAGCCCTCTCCTTTTGGTGGATGCTTCCAGGAAGTATTTGTTGGACTTTTGAAATCTGGATTTGGAGCCCTTCCTTTGTGGGACTGCAGTGCTCAGATTTGCCAGATTTTGACATTTATCAAGCAGCCACttgcttcattatttctttcctataataaatatttctgggaTGACAGAAACCAAGTGGGTTTGTTTATCATTATATTTCCAGATTATTCCTGGTGGAGTACCTGACATAACATAGTGGGTATTTATTAAATACTAGATTTGTGAATACCTAAAATACTTATTTCCATGCTCAGCATATAGTGGATCTCTAATAAATAATGGTAGATTTTCTTGTTCGCTGTTACCTACAGTTACAAATATCAACATCATCATACAGTTACAACCATCATCATCATGTCATCACCATGACAGTGGTGAAGATAATAAGCTCTATGAAGCTAACACAATATTCTCCTCCAAACTTCCACTAAAGCGATAGACTACACTTCCAGCATTCCAGGCAATAATGTCAAATTGCTACAAATAGGTCACAGTGAGGACAGCAAAATCACCATTAGATGTGGCGAATTAGAAAGTTATGGCTCATCTTTGCTAAGAAACCCTCTGAGAAGTAGTGAGAGCAGAAGCCAGTTTATAGAATTTGAAGAATAAGTTCAAGGACAAGTGATGACCCTGCATAGATGAATTTGTAAAAATTgtctaaaaaggaaaatatagagagaCAGCGGTAGTTGGAGAAGCTGCAGGGCCAAGTCAAGATGTTTTCTGAAGATGAAGGAATGCTGGGCATGTTCACAGGATGAGAAGAAAGTCTAAGCTGGAGGCAGATGTAGAGATTCAGGCATGAAGTAGGATCAGCACTCTAAGTAGAAGGACTTGTCTTGTACCTGGGGACAGAGGACACTGCTCAGAatgagagagaggaagatgggtGTGGTTCCTGGAATATGTACAGAGGACTGGAGAAGAAAAACGAGTGGTGTGGGTGAGACAGCATGTTCAATTCTGTTGCACAAAAGTTACCTTTTAAGCAAAACTGTtattctctgtcttctttctttcagcTATTTGGGGGACTCGTCTGGATTTTGGTGGCCTCCTCCAACGTTCCTCTACCTCTGCTTCAAGGATGGGTCATGTTTGTGTCTGTGAcagcttttttattttccctcctcttcctgggTGTGTTCCTCTCTGGCATGGTGACTCAAATTGATGCCAACTGGAACTTCCTGGTAAGGGATCTTTATTTTAAGTCTATTTCAGAAAAACGCCTGATTGCATGTTCTGTTGTTGTCTCCAGTGGGAGAGAAAAGGTCAGATCACAGCGTCTGCTATGGTGTCGTGGGGTTTCCTTGCTGGATGGCAGGATCCCAGTGCATGAAATTCCCATGTTGATAGAGCTGAGCAATCATTTTGCTACTCCTTTTGTAATTAGATGACCTTTACTCAAAGACTGTTTTATTTCGTACAACCAAATGAATTGCTTTACAGTTACAGAACTATTGCACAGATGCCTTTGGGAGATAAATGTTATGACATGTATCTTGAAATTTTCTATTGGTTTCTGCTTTGAATACTTAATATACAAATAGTCCATTCAGGCAACATGTTATGGTATAGTCTGGTTTCCACATacttagaaaagaaaaggaatattttatatttgttatcaGTTCCTGTCCTAAATTAACAAGaattaatgtgtttttaaaaatgaattttcaaacataattttttaaattatgaggcCATTAAATTAGAACAActtacttttccttttcctggGTAATGTTTGGGGCCTCTCTTTTATGCTTGTGGTTGTTCTTTCTGTGGGACTATTTCAGAATGTTCCAGCAGAGATTTAAGTTATAGAACGTTTCCTCAGGACCAAATGAGGCCCAGGTAGCTGATGTTCAAAAAGATACGAGGGAAACCTCAGACGGGCTGGTGAAGAACTCTAGGGTATCAGATCAGACCGAGAGTTGCAGGTCATGCCAcaaaattttttcctttccttttaagatAAAGCAAGCCATTTCTGAGTGTCCACCTCAGTAAATTAAATGAATGCCTAATGATcccaaacatatttttttcttaattgttatTACTAGTAGGACCCAGCACTATTGTATTTAATCCCTAAAAGATAGTGGCTTCTGAATTAAATTTTAACCTTCACCAATTAACATCTGTTGAATGACCATGTGTGTTGGAGCATTTCTCCTACAGAGTTAGGCACGTGATCATTGTTaacacttaaatttttttaaggcATTGGTGGGTCAATTTACAAGTTAGAGATGTTAAACAGAAAGAATTGTTAGCTGTGTGTGCCTTGATATTTCTCACCCCTGGTTGGTTAAATGTCATCTAGCACATTGTTCTAGGCATAATAAGAACAGTTCCTATGAACAATATTGTTTGCTAAATGGGCATTTACAGTGGCAGTGCAGTGTTCTGTGTTGTTTTAATATTGCTATTTCAATAATAGAGGCAGTTTGACAGGAGGAAAGAAAGTGGACTTTGGAGCCAGACGAACCTATTTGGGTTTCAATTCTCCCTGCAGAAGTTAACTTTAtgtttaaaatggggatgataaatgGGGCCTATAAGGATGAGTGATAATGAATGTTAAGTATCTGGTAGATGACAACTGATAACAACAATAAACAGCCATATGTTAATTCAGGCATATTCAGGTAAGACGATGTGAATTTCAATAGAGTTATACTTTACATTAATGCCAGCAGCATataaaataacctaataaacAATTGAGTTTTGTAGGAAAGGTTCCTATACTTTTTGTCAGTGTATGTCAGTGAATCCTATGCTTTAATAGGCCTCTATATCTTTCACTATGTGGGATGGTGATCTAATGGATAAAATTAATAATTGCTCAAAAGCAAAGTAATTTTtagatgtgtgtatataaattttatatatatatatatttatatttatatatatatatatatatatatatatatagcaaaaagATGTGATTTAAATGCTTTTACTTGAATTTTATGGAAAGCATGTATTActctttttttgtattatattaattaatattgaTCTCTGTGGCACCTAATCCAAActgaaattatgtattttattatcGAATTCAGTGTATGAGAATGTTTGCCATTTGCCACTGTGCCAATTAAAATAGGTTGGTTTATTTTCACTGGAATCTAATAGCCTGATGTAGCTGAAGCAGCCAAGGTAAACAGTGAATGCAAAGTTAAAATTGTTTGATTAAATGTTCTGATCTTCCTGAACCTAAACTTTATCATTTGAAATAAGTAACaggaaaaaatttatttttaattataggtgtctttcttttcccatctctttcagGATTTTGCCTACCATTTCACAGTGTTTGTCTTCTACTTTGGAGCCTTCTTATTGGAAGCAGCAGCCACATCCCTGCACGACCTGCATTGCAATGCAACAACAACTGTAGAGCCACTTTTCAGTGATAACCAGTATAACATAAATGTAGCAGCCACAGTAAGTGTTCTATAAGTACAGTTTACCAGTGCTTCTCCTCCACTGCCAAAATCTCCAGAAAAACTCCTTAGAAAACAGTAGTTTTCTTTAATTATAGGCAATAGCTTTAAGCATATAATTGCTTTTTATGTATACAATAACCCTGTGAGCCAAAGTACTATCATTACCTCCAGTTTTGCAGATGATGAAATGGAGGGATAAAGAGGTTGACATTCATGTAGCATCATAGCCAGTCAGGGATGATGCTTGACCTTGCACAACAAAGTCTATTTTGTAAAGAGAATTAATTGTGCTTATTTTCTTCTTGTAGCTTCAGACATCATAAGGGAGATTTGTTCCCAGCCCTGCTTTTCAGTGTTCGATGCCTGTTTATGATTCATTttaatttggtaaatattttttaagagctGACTATGTGTCAGGTCATTTGCTGGGTATTAAGAGACTGCAGTAAATAAGTTGCAATTCCCACCGTTGGGGAAAGTGAAGGCTGTTGGTGAGGCCATTGAAATAGATGATATACAATGAAATGCATTCCATGGGGAAATTTTTCAGAATATCTCTATCCTCTTTAATTCATATACTGGAGTGAGTTTGTCATTTTGCATTGACATAGGTAATTTTAATTCATATACTGGAGTGAGTTTGTCATTTTGCATTGACATaggtaatttgaaaatatatattatttctgcTTATAATTTTAAGATGTCGGAAGTCCAAGTTATTTGAACTGTCTAGATATTATATGTAGCTATACAGCAAATTAGTGACCCcaatgtttgtttatttgcttgcttgttttaattttaccCAGATAACCTATAAACAACCCAGTACTCTCCAAATAGGTATTAAAATCTATTTGGAGCTGCATTGCCAATAGgactttctgcagtgatggaaatggtCTATATATGCAGTATACAATATGGTGGCATTTAACCTTTGTGGTTATTGAGCAATTGAAAAGTGTCTGATGAgtcaaaactgaatttttaatgttatttcattttaaaatatttaaatttatatttaaatagccACGTGTGGCCATTGGCTACCATATTGGGCAGCCCAGGTCTAGAGTCTGGATTTTGAAAGTAGAGGATGAATGATTTCAGGTCCTCCTATATTAGTTCCTAAATCCCTGTTAGGTTTGGTCTAAATTCATTGAATGCCTATAAGGAATTAGACTGAAAGTGGGAATGCAGTAGATATGAGGCATGGCTCTAGCTTTGAAAGGCGCTTATAATTTTCGTAGTTTATTTTATAAGAATGGAACCCTTTTACTTAATGAGATCTTACCTAAAACCCAGTAAATATAGAACATAAAAGCATAGGTGTCTAGTTGGAGGGGGGAAAGGGGGCTTTCAGTGCCCGTTTGCCCTCTCCTAAAATCACCTATACCCACCTCATCATCCCCAAGAAATCCTTTGATCCAAACAGCACAGTTGGAAAACCAGTGGTTTTAATAATTTTACAAAGCTTTGGGACTtggaattgactttttttttaaccaggtgTCCTTCCTAATAGTCATCAGTTCCCATTGGGTTTTTCTTTACATGTTTCTTCTATCCATCCCTTCCTTTTCAATGGTGCAGTCTGAATTATTCATACTTCTCTCAGATTCTTGGAGTAGTCTCCTAATTGGTCTACTGATAGTTGCCCTAAGATCCTCCTTTCACAGGCACAGTAGGTGCTCATGTCCTTGATGGTAGGTTGGTGTCATTAGTCTTCTAACTGGCATGCCTTTTCCCCAAGAGCCCAGTAGTTCTCCATTGTgtgtatctgtctgtctatccctCTTCTGTGACTTTGTCTGTGTtatcctcctctttctctcttcctaagCAAAGATGCCTCAAAAAACCCCTACCTGCTTTAAGTTCTACACAGAGTCACATACACTCCATACATTTTTAAGTAAATCTGAGTGTTAATAACACTTAAATGTATAAGCCATTCATTTGTGACACTGTCTTTAaaattccttgcttttctttttatttcaatataaCTGAGAGAGAGAACATTTCCTTTTCACTAATAATGGATATCAAAAGACATCATTCCCATTCAAGGACAATGTCTAGACTAGAGATGTATCAGAAAGATGGCCAGCAGAAGAAGGGTGGGGAGAACAGCAGAATGGTAAACTATGAACATTTTCTTTAGGTGAATCTGATATTCCTTCCCAGAGCTATAGTTTCATGGTTAAAAATCCCTGCATGAAATCGTAATGTTTTATCATATTTTACTGCTTTGTCTTGTATTTTTCAATGGATCACAAACCCCAAAACAGTGAGGACAATATCTACTATTTATTTATATGCACCAAATGTAGTGCTTTGTACCTACCTGGTGGAAAGAAATCCTTGTTGGATACTGAGGACAGTAGTTCAGGGCGCAGTGCAGTCTTGTACACGTGAGGACTGTCTCCCACACAAGGTAGAACCAACCTGGTGATTCATTTCTGTGCATTTCCTTTGCTCAGTTCTAAAATCACTTTCCATTGTCAGAAATAATCTAAAACATACCATGTTGTGATAGTTGCACTCTTCCTCAGCTGTGAGACCACCTATTTGAATAGATACTTCATACTGAAATTTTGAATTCCCTGCACTGACAAGTGAGCCCAgtatgtgaaaaaatgttcaacataaGCTGTCCCTAAATGAGAAGATTATTAGAGGCTAGAATGTTTAAAGGAATGGGTGATGGTGTGAGAGGAGGGAACAAGACAGTAATACAAATCATAAAAAGAAGAGATGAATATAATATTCAGGTAAGTTAGTCAGTCTTCAAATAATTGTTCCTTAGGATGATGATTTTCTTAAAGTCAGTGTTATAAATATGATtgaatttgtgtttgtttgtttgttttcccttctAGATTTTTGCCTTTGTGACAACAGCTTGTTATGGTTGCAGTTTGGGTCTGGCTTTACGAAGATGGCGACCATAACACTCCTTAGACACTAACCGTCCGTGCGTTGGTTTCCTTCGTGTGCTTTATATTCTTGGTCAATTTGGATACTATGTTGTCCAGCTATAACAACATTCTAAAAGTTATATAGAGAGAGAATCCAAGTGCAAGTTTGGATTAAAAGTGCAGacagaatctgaattttaatatgatgttaaataaagaaatagtcTTTCATCTCACTTTTTAGTtctatatctttctttttcttttttattttttcagaaaattgcCTTTAAAGCCATAAAATAAGGAGATATGATTCATGAAAATGTCATATTCTTTCTCTTTGGTTACTGAGTCACTCAAaccttaattttaaaaggtaaccaaaattacctaaaaaaaaaaaacacactttaaGCAGGCTTAAAAAAATAGGAGTCAGCACACTTTTTTTCTAATGGGCCAGATGATAAATGTTTTAGAGTTTATAGACCATGCAagctctgtcacaactactcaactctgtcatTGCAGCATGAAAACAGCCATAGGCAGCATGTAAACAAAGAGTGATCATGGCTGTGCTCCAGTAAAACTTTATGtataaaaacaggtggcaggctggATTTGACCCACGGACTGTAATTTGCCAGCGTCTGGTGTAAAACCTTAGGTATGTGTTCTGTATTTTATTGAACTGATCATGAAAGGTAGGAAACTAATAAAATGAGCCATGCAATAGTCTCATTATGCAATAGTCAAATTTCCTTTGTATTAAGCGGtcaaatatttacatttagaGGAGCATATCATCTCTCAAGATACTTCAAGCATAGACTTGAATAAAGGAAAAAGTATGTTGTAAAGTGAGCCCTAGTTGCCTAATCAAACTAATGGTCTCCTAACAACTGAACAAGACTCTCATTTGACATCCTTAAAATGATGTCCCCAGAGATCATTAATCCTTAGTGGAATTTATATCTAACTTCTTGTATCTTACTTTGGATTTATTTATACTTCAGAATACAGCTGCTTGCCCTGTGCATGAATATATGGATTTGTGTGTGTGGATACGTGAGGCTTTTCCAAATAGAACTCCCTGAAGAGCTAACTTTTTACTTCTGGATATTTTGCAGTACTTTCTAGCTTAAATTAGAGAAGAGTATTAAATAGGACTTTTGTTTGTAGAGTCTTACATGTTTTGGTAACAGCTCAGACATCTATGTTGCCTCCACATAGGTGACAGATACACACAATCCATTTTACAAACAGCAGCTGGTATGGAAACTGTCTCTGACTGCGTAGCACGGAAAAGTATTTTAACCCACCTGTAGAAACCCTCGTCATGGAAAGGTGCCAAACTGGCTTGAATGGGAGTACAAGTTAGAGCTAGGCCCCCGTTCCCACCACGCTGTCCAAGCAAGGTATTTGATTCTTGCACCAAGAGGGCTACCTCTGGAAAAAGAGCTCTTTTTATTGCTGTCTTCTTTCGGCCCTTTGCTTTTTGACTAAATCAATCCCTAAGGGTGCCGTGTATAAGTTAGGCTGTTagatttaattaaatataaaacaacCATGAATGAGTAGTGTGATTCCTCATCAAATGCTGTTTATCTAATCCCTAAAAAGAAGAATCGTGTTATAATTGGGTGTGTGCTCTAATTATAAAGGCAAATGTGTGTTTCTGTATGTGGCTTAAGGATATTAGTCTTATgactttctactcatccatatccTTTGTATAATAGTCTACTTTCTTGGTATTTCTAGCTTCATACAACACACCTAGACCTGTATTATGAATTGTGTATTATAATGTCATAAATGTGCCATAAGGATACATAGTCCATTCTAGATGGAATTGTTTAAAGTTAGTCTGCTAGACTTAGTTGTGAGATAGTATTTTTGTTTCCAAGATAAAACAAGTCCATGCTTGGCAACATTAaattaaatgatttcattttaatgCTTTGGTGGCATTTTTGTAAATGGATTGCTTTTAGATCATTAAGAACCAAGCCTAAAACTCAACTAACTGTGAATTCTTAGATTTGTATATTAATTGCATTCTAGATTTGTGAGTTGAGTGACAAAGCACTTGAACAAAAATTATAGCAtttaagaatttctttatatatcttagctgtaaaaatgagaaaatattgtttcgtttaaaatctgaaaactccatgatgaaaagaaatttattttataagtgTTATGACTCTAATAAAGTAttcatttgataatttttttgGTTGTCTATTTTTTATACAGTTCACTTTGAAATTCAGTTAAGGGTTTGATATGAACTTGACAGATCTGGAATTTCTTGTCTTATATAAAAGAATctattaaaaatttctatttaaaagaGTCTACTCAGGAAATGTCAGTAAATCTTTTCTCTTTGACGAAGTTTAAAGAGGTAAGTCTTGGAAGTAATATTCTGGGAAAATTTTAAGTGAGCattatattctgttttatttcaaaaaaaaagccACTTATATAGTTATGAATGCTTCATTTCTCTcatattttgtgtatttcataTATCCAAAAATGTGGAACCTTCCTGTACCCCTGTTTTCCCCCAGGAAGTTTTTAGCAGGATGTTTAATAATGTAATTGCTTGTGGTAGATGTcatcatttaaaactttttgtcATAACCAGTGACTTAAAAGTTCACCTGTAAGATTATGCTTCAGGTTTATTACTAGGTGAACCAGCATCTCAGGTAGCACCTTAATGTATTCACAGGGGAGGGGTTGAGTTGGGGGGAGgtaattatctttaaaatgtatacaattttaaatagttaacatcttaaagtttagatttttaaaaagagcattttGCTTAtactttcttttgtctgtatCCATAACAATGTGAACATGCTAGTTCCTCTCTCTGGTCCTCTTATCTCAGGCACTCAAGGTTCTCTCTGTGCCCCCTGCGGATCTTTCTCAGTTGTCATCTCTGGAGTGAGGCCGTCCCAAGAACCCTGTTTACCTTGAATCCCACACCAGCACTCCTGTTCTCCGTTTCTACTCTATTTTTCTCCGTGGTATTTTTGACCAAACAAAGTagcatatattttgtttattttgttttacctCTTCTCCAGTAGAATGCAAATTTTATGGACAGGAattgtctgctttgttcactgctatatccttAATACCTAGAATAGAACATGGCAGGCAGcaggtactcaacaaatatttgttgacttaaTGAGTAGATGGATATTAACTTTGCTCTTGTGTTCCAGTTAATATATTCTATAAAAATGGATCTTGTTAGCACTTGGAAAtttctaatataaaataattacttgCTTTATCTCACTCTGGATGTATTTAGACTAACTTTTAGTCTGATAGGTTCTCTAGCAATTAAATATGTCTGTAGAAGTGCTATCTAATTAGGTCCTCCATAGAGGAGTTGTGCATATAAAAATTAGGCAGCCCAACTAAACTTAATAGATCTTTATTCCAGTTATTTCATTGCTAAAGATGTTACTGTACACTCTAATGGCTTAGATAATCCTCAAAGCATTGTCAGAACGAAGAGCTAGTTGTCAAAGGCTTTCATTTTTCTATAATTATATGGGAGTGGAGGACTAGGAGTAATAGTTTTGACCAGAACTTATTTTAGGCATTGTTCTCAAACTTTCAGTAGGTAGAGATACCTCCCAACTCCAAAATTTATCCTGGGATGTGAAAGAGTGGTCTTCCAGATGAAGGATATTGTTGAATTCCCCATCTGCAGTTTTGTTGGGTCATTCAAAGTATGCCTGATGCCCTGAATCAATGCACAATGTACAGCTAAGCAGTGAAATTCTGATGCATCAGGGCCACATACCTTTCATGAAAAGCATATACTTTGTTAATTGTTAAATAGGCCATGTCACTAAATACACCAAAACTTTAGTGTCAAAAATTTTGGAAGATAATGTCATTGATTTACATACAtaactgtataaaaatatttaacagtgATTGGCCAAACATTTGTTACATTAAGACAGTTGGTTTTAACAGTTATCTTTAAATTTTGATAGCATGTCcctatttatatatgtaaaatgtatGCACTAATGTCAacttatttactatttatttactaaaattatttgtaaataattttatttagatcATAAAATATAGTGTATTTTCTTCTGTGACTCTATGTATAGATTATTAAAATAGATTATATTTCTTGATGCATTCCCTTTCGGAGTCCATGAGAATGGAACATTGACCTGGGGGTCAGGAAACTGGATTTGTTTCCTTGTCGTTTagatggaaaaattaaatgagataataaggTGGAGGGTCTGACAGAAGTAGGCACTGACTTTTGTCAGTATATGTGCTTTGGTTTTCCAGTAAGGTGACCTACACCAGTGGCAAAGTTGCTTAAATCTCAAAACTGACTCTTggccaaataaatttttatagaaCAAATAAATTCTCAGCAAATGCTTTGATATTATTCTCATTCCCAAAGGAAGATGACTAAATTGTCCCaaataagtttttgttttgtttttggttttactTTGGTGGTTATATTTTTAGTGTGGACTAGGAAAGTATAACTTGTACATCAAATACATGAGTTCATGGATATGATTCAGCATGAAGCTAAATAAGTatttaaacaggaaaaaattgCCACTTGAGAGCTGTGTGACAAAGTGAGTCACTCAATTTATCCAAGCCTATATCCTCATCCTCAATGGTAGTCATACTTAAAAAACCGTGACAGGTCCTTTGGAAAGAAACCAAGGTGGGGTTAGAAGTGCAAGAGATTTATTGGAGATAATGCTCATGAAAGAAAGATGAGAGGAAGCGGGAGTAGGAAGGGAAAGCCTTCCAGCCTGACACAGGAATCTTTTAAGGAGAGGTGGAAATGAGATTATGTGGCCTGAGCCTCCAGTTCTGAGAAAATCTCCACCAATGTAACAGGGAGCTCCAGCACAAAGATTGCTCGTAGAGGGGCCCCACATCGACTAGAAATGATGAACCTGTGTCCCAACACCATGC of Choloepus didactylus isolate mChoDid1 chromosome 14, mChoDid1.pri, whole genome shotgun sequence contains these proteins:
- the MAL2 gene encoding protein MAL2 encodes the protein MSAGGAPVPPPPNPAVSFPAPRVTLPAGPNILRTYSGAFVCLEILFGGLVWILVASSNVPLPLLQGWVMFVSVTAFLFSLLFLGVFLSGMVTQIDANWNFLDFAYHFTVFVFYFGAFLLEAAATSLHDLHCNATTTVEPLFSDNQYNINVAATIFAFVTTACYGCSLGLALRRWRP